The nucleotide sequence tcataattttatcgaattaggtgcatattttgccatgaaaTATTACTATCAATGtattttattcagggtaggcactgcctaccttgcctacccagtTGGCACGTCcctgatatgtatttatatataagtaaattagaGGATATATTAACCCCTTAAAGGGATGATTACATCCAAGAACACACTGGTTCTATACCTTATATCCTTAGGAAATAAAATTTCTCTACATCAATATATTAAATTGATAATCATTTCTTCCTATAGCTTTAGGAAGAAATGATTATCaatttattaacaataaataattattaaccaCTAACTcaccattttcttcttttgatttaatatggagtatattatatatatatatatatatatatattaatagtaaggaTTCAGGATAGAATCAGGTACTTAAATGGTtgggtgttatttatttatttgctatatatatatgtaatcaatatcttcatcatcatcattatcatcttttaacatctctCTTCTTTGCTTGtgttggttggacagtttgacaggttcTGATGAGACAGAGAACTGCATCATACTCCAGCTAATACCTGCCTTAgtatggtttctaaagctggatgccatTTCTAATGGCAACTACTTGATAGCGTGTACCGTCTTTTCATGCATACAAGTCAATGTAGTATATATAGTCAAAACATGTAGAGTAAACATTCTCATGTCCCTATCTTTCAAAGCCTCCTGCATTTCACATGGAGTTTTTAGACCTCCAAGgtcatcttggtgtataagttgccctagggttttttttttttttggctgtaaattgtggtctgaaaaatttgacttgtatgctggaaaatatggtatatatatgtgcgtgtatatttgtgtgcatgtgtatataaacatatatatatatatatttacatacacaggtgcaggagtggctgtgtggtaagatgcttgctccccaaccacatggttggcaccttgggcaagtgtcttctactatagcccctcggccgaccaaagccttgtgagtggatttggtagatagaaactgaaagaagcccatggtgcatgtatgtatttatgcatctgtatttgtccccccaccatcgcttgacaactgatgttggtgtgtttatgtccctgtaacttaccagtttggcaaaagaatactaggcttacaaagaataagtcctggggttgatttgtttcactaaaggcggtgctccagcatggccgcagtcaaacaagCAGCAGTACAGAATTGAAACAATCAAAAAAATGCTTAACTtctcagagaatatatatatatgttaagcaaaatataagttagaggttatgcaaccaTCTAAAGGATAGATGTATCCGTAGGCATTCCTGGTGTATTACCTTACTATGTATAGTCCTAGCTATAAGGTATACCGTAGtaggtaatttaaaggtaaaaccgtggtttaatatatatgaaaaagaaaagaaatggagcaataattaacaatgagaagttgatcattggtattaaaaagtcattaatgattttttaatACCAATAATCaacttctcattgttaattattgctccatttcttttctgtggctgtgtggtaagtagcttgcttacaaaccacatggttccaggttcagtcacacagcatggcaccttgggcaagtggcttctactatagccttgggacgaccagccttgtgagtggatttggtagacggaaactgaaagaagtccgtcgtctatatatatgtgtgtgtatatttgtgtgtctgtgtttgtccccccaacatcgcttgacaaccaatggtgtgtgtttatgtccctgtcacttagcagtttggtaagagagaccgatagaataagtactcggcttacaaagaataagtccggggtcgatttgctcgactaaaggtggtgctccagcatggctgcagtcaaatgactgaaacaaataaaagaatatatatgtgcacttgcttttgtgtgtgtgtgtgtgtgtgtgtgtgtagatacatatatacgcacgtgtgtgtgccctcgcacacatttgtgtgtgcttatacatgcATCGACATGAGTTTCTATATaatttccgtttatcaaattctGCTTACAAGGCATTGCTTATCAGTTATAAGATtgtattcttgttttgttttataattttgaatatgaaaaacaaaaaaaatagtctAAACTTTcactaaccaaaaaaaaaaaaaaatctgattaaattgtttatttacaaaaaaaataatctaaTAAACATTTTCAGAAAAGTTCTTGTGATAAAAGACCTGaacagaaaactaaaaagaaaaatgatttctcAATATGTGAAATGAGGAGACTGAGAAGGGGAGTTAGGAAATATGGTTGCAACTGGACACAGATTTTAAAATCCTTTGAATTTTCTCCAAAGAAAACTCCTGAAGATTTGCGTAATAAATGGAGGGTTATGAACAGGTAGCATCTTTTAAATTATCAATGTGTTTAAGTTATTAATCAGCCAGTTGATTTCTAAAAGTATATTTTTCAAGATGAAATTCAATAAAGTTaatgaatattttgtttgttttttgttgtatgCAGAGTCATTTTGTTACTCAGTTTCTGAGTAGAGACATTGATTGGATACAAAATCCAACCAATGGTAGCCCATAATCCTTCAAAATGTCCCTGGTACCATTTGGTGTGTGGTCATCCAGAACAAGCTGTCAACCCAGCTGGATCTTCAGTGAAGAGGACACAGTAAGCATGTTCTAACTCAGAAAATCAAGTACTCATGGCCAAAGAGTTTGAGCAGGCTTCTTGGAGGTGGCTCCAAAGGGTCCAAGACATGTGGATGGACCTATATTACATGCTTTGACCCATTACCTTTCTGATTACTCAGTTAAATGTAAAGCTCATTTagttacatttaaaaaaagaaaaattaaccatgcattctcatagctttgagatttagaatgacattgtagggtaggtgtgagatgttagatatggctagtttgaacataaaatggattGATTATttggttcaaatgctaaaggattaatatgTAGGAAAGAAATCTTTTTCTGAATGTGCACTGGTGAAATTTATGCGCATCTGATATGCCTGTGTGTCCTTTATGCCCTCAAATATGGCATTTTTCTAATAGAAAAGATAAGTGGATCTGATATCTTTAGATAATTCCTTTAAATCCATCTTTATTTAtcacaaataataaaaacatttaaaatatttcaataactgTTTGAGTCCATGATTAGGAAAGTTTATCACGCTACATATGCTCAATTAAATATCAGTGAACTTATCTGCAATTAATGTATCAAAGTCGCATTCTCgttgatttcttctttttgttcacAATTAGAAATTTAACATGATTTCATCACACTTGATGCTTCATTATATCTAATCCACAAGCATTATTGAACATCTTCATTCTTGGCCAGttattgtaagggagataatcatttctagaTAAATCTTGCCAGGATTATTTGAATTCTAACCCTCTCAGACCTAGGCTGACTTTTCCTTCCACCTGGGCtccaaagcaaaaaaaattaatagttgcATATACAGCTCAAGAGTAATGATTGCAGACAAACTAATGGACAGAGTTgggtgtattttctttttctatgtgtaTTGTGCATAACAGTTTTATCGAGAATCTGACAGAGATGACATGTAACCTATTTCTGCAATAGCAGGAGTATGGCATAATGAGgttgtaaaaataaaacttttccaACTTCAGTTTTAACAAAGGAAACATTTTCCttttggctctgtagtacaaatgtcttgttttcaaaagttttgaattaaaatctttcactaaACCTTATTCACAATTAatgatcctaacactagcttaatgataaccaagttattttactaaaattctttgttatatttaaaattaaatgaaagaaatatagaacatctcaacagaaatgtggtaaTAAAAGGTTTAACGAGACTGTAGACTATAACACAACAAAAAAGATGTTTGAGATTCCTGCTCTCTACTATTATCTCTGCCTTaacaaaggcagaggtattgttttcagttatgtttgtttgtccttggacaagatatttcaagaaccgCTGGGTTGATACAGATGAAGccttcagggatgtttggtctcacgactggcacaaactgattagattttgggatgctggtgagtttacgtcccccgtaacttagcggtttggcaaaagagaccaatagaataagtcctggggtcaatttcctcgactaaaggcggtgctgcagcatggccgcagtcaaatgactgaaacaagtaaaagagtaaactaaatTATCACTCGTCAGACATGTTTCTGACACATCCCAAGTCCTTATGTTTTAACAACACTcactaaaacaaaacacaaagtaaatattaatagacatgtttatttatttattaaatagcatatttatatatacaacgtaatAATACAAAATGTTATGTCTTGTTTATGAATAACTCAGTTTAATGGGAGGGCATCAAGGACATGTTAAATGTTTAGGTTGGCTGGATGTAAATCTCAGAGGAATGGGTCAATTAGTTCTCTGTTCTTCAGTCTTCATTTATTAAAcgcatcatttatttttttttaaaaaaagcacatAACCATCAAactgatttgttttctttttttctgaccTCTCTCCACTTCTTTACAATGTGAaagtaaagtaataataatttcttacatttgTGTTCATTCAGGTCAAACACGTTCACTAAACTCATCATACCAATTCTGAAAGTCTGTAAGAATCCTTGAGACTATTTTTGTTCTGTAATTAGTAATAAGTTTGTCACCATGTTAGATATAGTTTGTAGGCttaaaaatacattttgcttaagcttcaaaactttcatgaaaaaattaatatttacccattatttttcattaatcaTCTTTTTTATTGGAATCCTTATCGGTTTTCTTTTGAAGGACAGAATATTCTTCCAGCAACCTATCATATTCACGTTTAGTTGCTTCAGACTGAGATTTCATGGCCATCAGATCAATCTGATTTTGTTTCAATTCACCTTTAGCATTTTGTAATTCCTCCTCTGCTGTTCCCAGCTTTGCTTTGAGAGCCTGAAGATGTTTAGCGGCATTCTCCTTTTCAGAATTGGCCTGATTCTCTCCTGGGGGTGCTGATGAATTCATTAATCTATTAGCAGCTTCAGTAGCACTCACAGCTTGCTTATGAGTGGCTTCCAAATCAGTTTGCAGCTGAGCTTGGGTTGTGATCAGTTTGACAATACGATTCAAGACCATCCAGAGGAACAAAGAAAATCCAGAGATGTAAAAATTACGTTGAGCCCGAAACAGGTTTAAATGCTGATTCTGTCCAACACCTGGCATGACTCCAGTCATGGTATCCAATTTGTCGATTGCGTTATTATATTTACGAAGGTGCCAAATTGAGTCAAGGAAAGCAACAGCTAAGGCCAACATTAACAATCGAATATACAAATATGAGTATGTAGATATTAATGATAAAAGGCGAGATTTAAACAATTTTCTCCATGTCAGTGGTGATATGAAAGGCAACAGGAATAAGAAAACCATtccaatttcaaaatataaaaaactagCAATTATTGTCCACTGCAAACTCATGATGAATATATGAGTTTGATGTGTGCAGGTGTGGTTGAGTATGCAGTTGTAGAACTTTTTGCTTTTGATTGGATTCAATACCtgtagataaataaaaacaaaaacaattacataAACATGAATATTAAATATAGGTGTACAACAGATTTtatacaaacattttcaaaaaaagaagagaaacagatCATTTCTAAAACAAGTTTACTTTTGTGGAGtatactacatcatcatcatcatttaacgtctactttcctaTGTTTGCATAAAGCAGCCagatggtcgatgccagtgccacctgactggctcccatgtcggtggcacgtaaaaaagcaccatccgaacgtggtcaatgctagtgctgcctgactggctcccatgccggtggcacataaaaagcaccatttgaatatggttaatgccagtgccacctgactggctcccatgccggtggcacgtaaaaagcaccattcgaatgtggtcaatgccagtggcacataaaaagcaacatttgaacgtggtcaatgccagtgctgcttgactgactcccatgccagtggcattggagcctggtacagccttctggcttgccagtcctcaatcaaaccgttcaacccatgccagcatggaaagcagacattaaacgatcatgatgatttgttgaggtagattttctagaGTTGGATGCCCCTTTTGCCCTTAACCTTGACTTATTTCCAAGCAAATTATaattccccatggccagacagctTTTCCATGAAAGACTGGAAACTAACAACTTTGCTTGCATaacaatgacactcatttactTGCAACCCATTATGTTTAAACAAGgctacacatatacagacatatttatatatacatgacaggcctCTTTCGGTttttatcaaccaaatccacttacaagatttGGTCAGCCccgagctacagtagaagacaggctcaaagtgctgtgcagtgggattgaatccaagaCAACATAGTTTGCCTGCACCTaaccacatatataaaatcatcatttcctgtctgccttccatactggcaCAGGTTGGATCCTTTGACGAGATCCATTGGGTCAGACGACTACATGATGTTCCAGTCTTAGTTTTGGCATAGTTtaacaactggatgcccttcctaatgcaaaccactttacaaagtatatTGGAGACTTGTTCCACAGCaacagcactagtgaggtcaccatatTCCTTGCAAGATGAAAGAGTCCTGTCAACTGAGGGAAATATAGTAGAACAGGAGGTAGCTTTATGCTAGGTGTTGAGAAAGGGGACAGGAACAATATGTTGCTCACTTCATATTATCATATAAGGCTGGTACAAATAAATGGGTTGGAACCAAGAGGTAGAGATAATAGATATAAGAAGGTGACTAGAGCCAGAAGATGGCAAAAGGGTGTGTGTGATGGGGAAGTGAGATGATTAGAAATACAAGTAGGACTGAATTGAATAGTGAACACGTGTGTATGTCGGTATATATTAGGGGATATTTGAATGtgtatgaaggagagagagagagagcgttaaGGTGTACACACTTACCCTTGCTATCAAAAGAAGCCACCTGGTGACAAAAAGACCATCCTCTCCTGATAGTTGGTGCTTGTCCTTTGTGGAATTGGGGCAAAACTAAGATTTACCaagtatataactatatctgtGTTTCACTGACATATGCAAGGACCCATTGCTCTCATGCAAATGCATGTAAAAGTCTTTCTCAAAGTTGTCAAACACAGTCCCCCAAGAGCTCCATCACTCTTCTCAAGACCACAAACTTAGAGCTGACATGATCAATGCCAGCACAACGTAcagtaggtctggtgagattgttgataTGCTAGAGCAGagaaatatagatgtgtgttgtgtgctaGAAGTACAATGGAGGAGAGCATCAGTTAACTTGTGGACAAAGAATGTTGATACAAATTCTTCTAGGTAGAGAGTAATGACAGGGTAGGTGGTGTAGTTATACTTTTGGTGGAAAGTGTTGTGTGATGTAATAGTGACAGTTTTCTCTGTATGCTCTACATGCTGGACTGGCAATAAAATGAGGGACTGTTTCTGTGAGTCCTTTTGCAGACTATGGCAATGACATCTGTTTGGTGAATTCAACAGTCATGTCTGGCAACACTCCAGTGAATTTTATGGTGTGCATGGAGGGTTTGACTTTGGTACTAGAAATCAGGAGGAAACAAGTCTGCTGGAGTTCTGAGATGCAAATGACTTGTAGGTCTGCAACACTACCTTCAAGAAAAACCAACCAGCCACTTAATCACTTATTAATCTAGTGGGTGCACAAAGTAGATTAACTACATTCTCTCCAGAAACAGGGATAGACAGATGCTTGTAAATGCAAAGTTCTTCCCTGATGAATAGTTAACGACTTCAGACTTAGGGTTAGATGgactcagacacacaaaccagTTTAGAAAAGGAATAcatggaagcttaaagatctaTTAAACAGTTAGACATTTAGAGACATTCTGATTAATGCatatgatgaggaggaagagagagtgatgtAGAGAACAACTGAAAGTTCTTACAGGGAAATCTGAAGgctacagaccaaatctgtgatTGGGGCAAAGTTTTTGCCAGACCAAGGGTGAAATAGTGGTGGAACAGTTACGCAGACAGGGTCATAAAAGCAAGGAGACAGGTTTGGAATGACTGGAGAAATGGAGGCAGCAAAAAGCTACATCAGGTAACTAAAAGGAAAATTAGGTAACATGTTAATTTAGCAAGGGTggaagcagaaaggaagaggtTTGCTAAGTTTTACAGCATGAAGATCAAAGATGTGAGAgaagtgtgtatggatggataatGGTAAGCTTGCATTCAGTGACTCTTAAAAGAAAGGGCCTGGAAGTGTTACTATGAAAGGTTATTAAATGTGAAGAATGCATGGGAGAAAGGGAGTCTCCCAAATGTGAACCCAGAGGGACTAGCTATCCTAGTTGACAGCAATATGATAGATAAGGGAATGAAGACAGGGTCCGTTGATAATTActgctgaaatgcttaaaatatctggcagagtagAATGTAGTCTAGTCACATATAATAATGAGGCTATTCAGGAGGTTGTCATCCCCAATGACTGGTATAGCAGCATTATCATCCATTGCTAGAAGGGTAAGGGAGATGTTTTTGAGAGAAGTAATGACAGAGATATGAAATTGCTGGAACACACCATGAAAGCTAGAGAGTTATAGCacaattaattaggaagagaatGAGACTAGATGAAAAAATGCAGTTCAATGCCAGAgagaagtactactgatgctatctgTTGAGTCAGACAACTGCAGAAGTATTTAGCTAAGAATAAACCATTATATTTGACATTAGTTGACCTGAAGCAAGCCTTTGGCAGAATCTCTCACCCTGTGATACGGTGATCTTGGAGAAAGATGAATGCcttgtgaaagctgtacaagctaTATACAGGGGTGCAGTCAGTAAAGTGAGTGTTAGCC is from Octopus sinensis linkage group LG7, ASM634580v1, whole genome shotgun sequence and encodes:
- the LOC115214174 gene encoding B-cell receptor-associated protein 31 translates to MSLQWTIIASFLYFEIGMVFLFLLPFISPLTWRKLFKSRLLSLISTYSYLYIRLLMLALAVAFLDSIWHLRKYNNAIDKLDTMTGVMPGVGQNQHLNLFRAQRNFYISGFSLFLWMVLNRIVKLITTQAQLQTDLEATHKQAVSATEAANRLMNSSAPPGENQANSEKENAAKHLQALKAKLGTAEEELQNAKGELKQNQIDLMAMKSQSEATKREYDRLLEEYSVLQKKTDKDSNKKDD